One part of the Anaerotruncus rubiinfantis genome encodes these proteins:
- a CDS encoding spore coat associated protein CotJA, protein MDCKLDAPAVLITVEEDFCPDEMPALAMTYSPWQEWDTVYEAEVGLKRGTIFPGLDKPFCEGACSCV, encoded by the coding sequence ATGGATTGTAAACTTGACGCTCCGGCGGTCCTTATTACCGTCGAAGAAGATTTCTGTCCCGACGAAATGCCTGCATTGGCGATGACCTATTCGCCATGGCAGGAATGGGACACGGTTTACGAAGCCGAAGTTGGTCTCAAACGCGGCACCATCTTCCCTGGGCTTGATAAACCGTTCTGTGAGGGGGCGTGTTCCTGTGTGTGA
- a CDS encoding spore coat protein CotJB has product MCERQRLLNLIRTYDFALTEVSLYLDSHPNCPKALAYYQKHKQLHEEAVRLYNEQFGPLTNRQNSDATRWSWTDNPWPWEKEA; this is encoded by the coding sequence GTGTGTGAGAGACAGCGCTTGCTCAATCTGATCCGCACCTACGATTTCGCGCTCACCGAGGTTTCCCTCTACCTGGACAGTCATCCGAACTGTCCGAAAGCGCTCGCTTATTACCAAAAGCACAAACAATTGCATGAAGAAGCAGTCCGGCTTTATAACGAACAGTTTGGCCCGCTTACCAACCGTCAAAATTCAGATGCAACCAGATGGTCCTGGACCGACAATCCGTGGCCGTGGGAAAAGGAGGCTTAA